From a region of the Brevibacterium siliguriense genome:
- a CDS encoding magnesium transporter MgtE N-terminal domain-containing protein: MSGPPKRVFVARLVSAPVFDPLGDQVGRVRDAVIVYRATMRQFPRVIGLVVEVPGRRRVFVPMGRVTAIDSGQVITTGLVNMRRFEQRESETLVMNDLLDRRLRLHEDNSPVLVEDVGIEQQVNKDWEVTRLFVRRVPERSAFAAFRRRGETKQIDWTDADHPVDSEVDQEATQLIAAYQDTKPADLADVLFEMNAARRLQVARALDDERLADVVEELPAETQIEILTGLETERAVTVLEEMEPDDAADLLGELSDDQAERFLTLMEPDEAEDVRTLLAYDDDTAGGLMTTEPVILTPEATVAEALAHVRREDLPAALAAAVFVCRQPVETPTGKYLGLVHIQEMLRHPPHEAVGIMLDTEVEPLSPETPLGEVAKLLAAYNLVSVPITDDNDRLVGVVTVDDVLDELLPEDWRTTGRDDRSRG, from the coding sequence ATGAGTGGTCCACCGAAAAGAGTCTTCGTCGCCCGACTCGTCTCCGCCCCAGTGTTCGACCCTCTCGGAGATCAGGTCGGCCGGGTCCGCGATGCCGTCATCGTCTACCGTGCGACGATGCGGCAGTTCCCCCGAGTCATCGGCCTCGTCGTCGAGGTGCCGGGCCGTCGCCGCGTGTTCGTGCCGATGGGCAGGGTCACTGCGATCGATTCCGGGCAGGTCATCACCACCGGTCTGGTGAATATGCGCCGCTTCGAACAGCGTGAGTCCGAGACCCTGGTGATGAATGATCTGCTCGACCGGCGTCTGCGTCTGCACGAGGACAATTCACCTGTGCTCGTCGAGGACGTCGGCATCGAACAGCAGGTGAACAAGGACTGGGAGGTCACCCGTCTGTTCGTGCGTCGTGTGCCCGAACGCAGCGCTTTCGCCGCATTCCGCCGCCGTGGTGAGACGAAGCAGATCGACTGGACGGATGCCGACCATCCGGTGGATTCCGAGGTCGATCAGGAAGCCACTCAGCTCATCGCGGCCTATCAGGACACGAAGCCTGCCGACCTCGCCGATGTGCTCTTCGAGATGAACGCCGCCCGCCGCCTCCAGGTGGCCCGGGCCCTCGATGACGAACGACTCGCCGATGTCGTCGAGGAGCTGCCGGCCGAAACCCAGATCGAGATCCTCACGGGGCTCGAAACCGAACGGGCCGTGACCGTGCTCGAGGAGATGGAGCCCGATGACGCGGCGGACCTCCTCGGCGAACTCAGCGATGATCAGGCCGAACGGTTCCTGACCCTGATGGAACCTGATGAGGCCGAGGATGTGCGTACGCTTCTGGCCTACGACGATGACACCGCCGGCGGTCTGATGACGACCGAACCGGTGATCCTCACCCCGGAAGCCACTGTCGCCGAGGCCCTGGCCCATGTGCGTCGGGAAGACCTGCCGGCAGCCCTGGCCGCGGCGGTCTTCGTCTGCCGTCAGCCCGTGGAGACTCCCACCGGCAAGTATCTGGGTCTCGTCCACATCCAGGAGATGCTGCGCCATCCTCCGCACGAGGCGGTGGGCATCATGCTCGACACCGAGGTCGAACCGCTGTCGCCGGAGACTCCTCTCGGCGAGGTGGCGAAGCTGTTGGCCGCGTACAATCTGGTGTCGGTGCCGATCACCGATGACAACGATCGCCTCGTCGGGGTGGTCACCGTCGATGACGTCCTCGACGAGCTTCTGCCCGAGGACTGGCGAACCACCGGTCGAGACGATCGCAGCAGGGGGTAG
- a CDS encoding DUF1003 domain-containing protein, translated as MAVDDFEIPRSSKRKLPSFAMSPETFGRGAEAFARFMGTPAFLVGMTVFCAVWLLWNTLLPESWQFDPRSLNFTLLTLILSLQASYAAPLILLAENRSTDRDRVEFEHDRQRAERNLADTEYLAREVAALRIAMREVATRDFIRSELKDLLKELEDERQDGNQADGVDSRSSEQRRGGSHSG; from the coding sequence ATGGCCGTCGATGATTTCGAGATCCCGAGGTCGAGCAAACGAAAACTCCCGAGCTTCGCCATGTCCCCCGAGACGTTCGGACGGGGAGCCGAGGCTTTCGCCCGGTTCATGGGCACGCCGGCTTTCCTCGTCGGCATGACCGTGTTCTGCGCGGTGTGGCTGCTGTGGAACACCCTGCTGCCCGAATCGTGGCAGTTCGACCCGAGGTCGCTGAACTTCACCCTGCTGACCCTCATCCTGTCGCTGCAGGCCTCCTATGCGGCCCCGCTGATCCTGCTTGCCGAGAACCGCAGCACCGACCGCGACCGCGTCGAGTTCGAACACGACCGGCAGCGCGCCGAACGCAACCTCGCCGACACCGAGTACCTGGCACGGGAAGTGGCGGCGCTGCGCATCGCCATGCGTGAGGTCGCGACCCGTGACTTCATCCGCTCCGAGCTCAAGGATCTGCTCAAGGAATTGGAGGACGAGAGACAGGACGGCAATCAGGCCGACGGCGTCGACTCCCGGTCCTCCGAACAGCGCCGAGGCGGCTCCCACAGCGGATGA